In Neorhizobium sp. NCHU2750, a single genomic region encodes these proteins:
- a CDS encoding ribonuclease E/G: protein MADKMLIDASHEEETRVVVVRGNRIEEFDFESQHKKQIRGNIYLAKVTRVEPSLQAAFVDYGGNRHGFLAFAEIHPDYYQIPLADRQALMQQEAEDQRKIAEAEAVDPVVDLANQEQPDVGIVPVEAEAAPQAAEAVAAEDAVAAEPEKKAKPKRTRSRKKAVEAAPEEASAEAADAAATESTTSDDTSTPDSMAAMIDTDSISEDVGSRRRDDSDDDDDDDNHEKEEIESVGAEDAMEEVPDRVQRKPRKQYRIQEVIKRRQILLVQVAKEERGNKGAALTTYLSLAGRYSVLMPNTARGGGISRKITQPQDRKRLKEVARELDVPQGMGVILRTAGANRTRVEIKRDFEYLMRLWENVRTLTLQSTAPTLVYEEGSLIKRSIRDLYNKDIGEIIVSGEEGYREAKDFMKMLMPSHAKVVQPYRDLHPIFSRSGIEAQLDRMLQPQVTLKSGGYLIINQTEALVAVDVNSGRSTREHSIEDTALQTNLEAAEEVARQLRLRDLAGLIVIDFIDMEEKRNNRAVEKKLKDCLKNDRARIQVGRISHFGLLEMSRQRIRASVLESTTQICSHCGGTGHVRSQSSVALHVLRGIEEYLLKNTTHDINVRTTPDIALFLLNHKRGSVVDYENRFGVSIFIESDAGIGSSHFAIDRGEPVENPVKIESLMQFAAIPVEEDDDDIVIDMEEEEDEELAPAQSSGQSQSARQERAEGDDQNGRKRKRRRRRRNRNGERNGDAQAQGGNIEEISEDGEEGDDEAEGDIVDTAAPSDASADGEGDRRKRRRRGKRGGRRNRNGEDGVEAGAEGEDAAADDEAEAVAEVADAPAETVVEPAAAEVVVEEAVAVEAEAEAAPKPKRARRSKKAIAAEAAEAEAATAEPAAAAPAAPVEETGAPEVVTAEVKAEEAPVVSATPDEASTAADADEAKSARGNRGSNISSSSEAVVKSSEGSAAPEGDGDPSKPKKAGWWQRRGFF from the coding sequence ATGGCAGACAAAATGCTTATCGACGCGTCTCACGAAGAGGAGACGCGCGTAGTCGTCGTACGCGGCAATCGCATCGAAGAATTCGATTTCGAATCGCAGCACAAGAAGCAGATCCGCGGCAATATCTACCTGGCGAAGGTGACACGTGTCGAACCGTCGCTGCAGGCAGCGTTTGTCGATTACGGCGGCAACCGGCACGGCTTCCTGGCCTTCGCCGAAATCCATCCCGATTATTACCAGATCCCGCTCGCAGACCGTCAGGCGCTGATGCAGCAGGAAGCCGAGGACCAGCGCAAGATCGCCGAGGCCGAGGCTGTCGATCCGGTCGTAGACCTCGCCAACCAGGAACAGCCCGATGTCGGCATCGTGCCGGTCGAGGCTGAGGCCGCACCGCAGGCCGCCGAGGCCGTTGCAGCTGAAGACGCTGTCGCCGCCGAGCCGGAAAAGAAGGCCAAGCCGAAGCGCACCCGCTCGCGCAAGAAGGCCGTCGAAGCTGCTCCGGAAGAAGCATCTGCCGAAGCCGCGGACGCTGCAGCGACCGAGAGCACGACCAGCGACGACACGTCGACGCCGGACAGCATGGCCGCCATGATCGACACCGACTCGATTTCGGAAGATGTCGGTTCGCGCCGCCGTGACGACAGCGACGACGACGATGATGACGACAATCACGAGAAGGAAGAGATCGAATCCGTCGGCGCCGAAGACGCCATGGAAGAGGTCCCTGATCGCGTGCAGCGCAAGCCGCGCAAGCAGTACCGCATCCAGGAAGTCATCAAGCGCCGCCAGATCCTGCTCGTGCAGGTGGCCAAGGAAGAGCGTGGCAACAAGGGTGCGGCGCTGACCACCTATCTGTCGCTTGCCGGCCGTTACTCGGTTCTGATGCCGAACACGGCGCGTGGCGGCGGCATTTCCCGCAAGATCACCCAGCCGCAGGACCGCAAGCGCCTGAAGGAAGTTGCCCGCGAACTCGACGTGCCGCAGGGCATGGGCGTAATCCTGCGCACCGCCGGTGCAAACCGCACCCGCGTCGAGATCAAGCGCGACTTCGAATACCTGATGCGCCTGTGGGAAAACGTCCGCACGCTGACGCTGCAGTCGACCGCCCCTACCCTCGTCTACGAGGAAGGCTCGCTGATCAAGCGTTCGATCCGCGACCTGTACAACAAGGATATCGGCGAGATCATCGTTTCGGGCGAAGAAGGCTATCGTGAAGCGAAAGACTTCATGAAGATGCTGATGCCGAGCCATGCCAAGGTGGTTCAGCCCTATCGCGACCTGCACCCGATCTTCTCGCGTTCCGGCATCGAGGCACAGCTCGACCGCATGCTGCAGCCGCAGGTAACGCTGAAGTCCGGCGGTTATCTGATCATCAACCAGACCGAAGCTCTGGTGGCTGTCGACGTCAACTCCGGCCGTTCGACCCGCGAGCATTCGATCGAGGACACCGCACTCCAGACGAACCTGGAAGCGGCAGAGGAAGTGGCCCGCCAGCTTCGCCTGCGCGACCTTGCCGGCCTGATCGTCATCGACTTCATCGACATGGAAGAAAAGCGCAACAACCGCGCTGTCGAGAAGAAGCTGAAGGATTGCCTGAAGAACGACCGCGCCCGCATCCAGGTCGGCCGCATCTCGCATTTCGGCCTTCTGGAAATGTCACGCCAGCGTATCCGCGCCTCGGTTCTGGAATCGACGACGCAGATCTGCTCGCATTGCGGCGGTACCGGCCATGTTCGTTCGCAGTCTTCCGTTGCCCTGCACGTGCTGCGCGGCATCGAGGAATATCTGCTAAAGAACACCACGCATGACATCAATGTGCGGACCACTCCGGACATCGCGCTCTTCCTGCTCAACCACAAGCGCGGCAGCGTGGTGGATTACGAAAACCGCTTCGGCGTTTCGATCTTCATCGAATCCGACGCCGGCATCGGTTCGAGCCATTTTGCCATCGATCGTGGCGAGCCGGTTGAAAACCCGGTCAAGATCGAAAGCCTGATGCAGTTTGCCGCCATTCCTGTCGAGGAAGACGACGATGACATCGTCATCGACATGGAAGAGGAAGAAGACGAGGAACTGGCACCCGCCCAGTCGTCGGGTCAGTCCCAGTCGGCCAGGCAGGAACGCGCCGAGGGTGACGACCAGAACGGCCGCAAGCGCAAGCGCCGCCGTCGTCGTCGCAACCGTAACGGCGAGCGCAATGGCGATGCCCAGGCTCAGGGCGGCAATATCGAGGAAATCTCCGAAGACGGCGAGGAAGGCGACGACGAGGCCGAAGGCGATATCGTCGACACCGCAGCTCCCTCCGACGCTTCGGCCGATGGCGAAGGTGACCGTCGCAAGCGCCGCCGCCGCGGCAAGCGTGGCGGACGCCGCAATCGCAACGGCGAGGACGGTGTAGAAGCCGGCGCCGAGGGCGAAGACGCTGCTGCCGATGACGAGGCCGAGGCTGTCGCCGAGGTCGCCGACGCTCCGGCGGAGACTGTCGTCGAGCCGGCGGCTGCGGAAGTCGTGGTCGAGGAAGCGGTTGCTGTCGAGGCGGAAGCCGAAGCTGCACCGAAGCCGAAGCGCGCGCGCCGGAGCAAGAAGGCGATCGCTGCGGAAGCTGCTGAAGCAGAGGCAGCAACTGCCGAACCCGCCGCTGCCGCTCCTGCCGCTCCTGTGGAAGAGACCGGCGCTCCGGAAGTCGTCACCGCAGAGGTGAAGGCCGAAGAAGCCCCTGTGGTCTCCGCGACCCCGGACGAAGCATCGACTGCAGCGGACGCTGACGAAGCCAAGTCGGCTCGCGGCAACCGCGGTTCCAACATCTCGTCCTCCAGCGAGGCCGTGGTGAAGAGTTCCGAGGGAAGTGCCGCTCCGGAAGGTGACGGCGATCCGTCCAAGCCGAAGAAGGCCGGCTGGTGGCAGCGCCGCGGTTTCTTCTGA
- a CDS encoding NAD kinase produces the protein MSTSRTISCEKLSFIASTAPDAQAALEELVGLYGNMPIGEADVIVALGGDGFMLQTLHENISHGPRVYGMNRGSVGFLMNDFRTDDLPARIAVAVENEFHPLKMTTTSTDGAVSVALAINEVYLFRQSYQAAKLRVEVDGHVRLDELICDGVMVATPAGSTAYNLSAHGPILPLEAPLLAMTPVSPYRPRRWRGALLPNHVCVDISILEPDKRPVNAVADNAEVKSVLHVRIAQSTELTARILSDPDHSWSDRILAEQFTN, from the coding sequence ATGTCCACCTCTCGGACCATCAGCTGCGAGAAGCTGTCCTTCATCGCCTCCACGGCACCGGATGCACAGGCGGCGCTGGAAGAGCTTGTCGGGCTTTACGGCAACATGCCGATCGGAGAAGCGGACGTGATCGTCGCGCTCGGCGGCGACGGCTTCATGCTGCAGACGCTGCACGAGAACATCAGCCATGGACCTCGGGTCTATGGCATGAACCGTGGCTCGGTCGGCTTTCTGATGAACGATTTCAGGACCGACGACCTGCCGGCCCGGATCGCGGTGGCTGTCGAAAACGAATTCCATCCGCTGAAGATGACCACGACGAGCACCGACGGTGCCGTGTCGGTGGCGCTGGCGATCAACGAGGTCTATCTGTTTCGCCAGTCCTATCAGGCTGCCAAGCTCAGGGTGGAAGTCGACGGCCATGTGCGGCTCGACGAACTGATCTGCGACGGCGTCATGGTCGCCACGCCCGCGGGCTCGACCGCCTATAATCTCTCCGCCCATGGGCCAATCCTGCCGCTGGAAGCACCGCTTCTGGCGATGACGCCGGTTTCGCCCTACCGGCCAAGGCGCTGGCGCGGCGCGCTGTTGCCGAACCATGTCTGTGTCGACATCTCCATCCTCGAGCCGGACAAGCGGCCGGTGAATGCGGTGGCAGACAATGCCGAGGTCAAGTCGGTGCTGCATGTGCGCATCGCCCAATCAACGGAACTGACGGCGCGCATTCTGTCGGATCCCGATCATTCCTGGTCGGACCGTATCCTGGCGGAACAGTTCACCAACTGA
- a CDS encoding N-acetylmuramoyl-L-alanine amidase, producing the protein MKLDRVLTIVGAAGLRAIAQGPRIIERFALVVALLFVAFSSASFASQQPMLAFAARVAGDDARTRVVIDFESKPAFSVHYIGKPERIVVDLSATAFGFPAGDLAPRGLFKDIRYGTMGEDSARLVFTTSRPVKLVTAEVRQNEDRGFRLILDAEITSQPQFDAMLKTQDWGQSAAVPPQDIDPPVEDGVFVVAVDAGHGGIDAGASGATTKTPEKTVTLAFAKLLADKLNKIEGVKAFLTRDDDTYLSLSERVTVARQHHADLFISIHADTLPQKDIRGATVYTLSDKASDRMAENLAARENLSDQLAGYQVEDAKPEVADILLDLTRRETQAFSVALADNVVKSFDGQVGLINNPHRQANFQVLRAPDIPSALLEMGFLSNSDDEKLLLDENWRDKVASLLAEAVHRYHKRSVANGG; encoded by the coding sequence TTGAAGTTGGATAGAGTGCTAACGATCGTCGGTGCGGCAGGGCTGCGCGCGATCGCCCAAGGTCCGCGAATCATTGAGCGATTTGCGCTCGTCGTCGCGTTGCTCTTCGTCGCTTTTTCCTCCGCGTCTTTCGCTTCGCAACAACCCATGCTGGCATTTGCCGCACGTGTCGCCGGCGACGACGCCCGAACGCGCGTCGTCATCGACTTTGAGAGCAAGCCGGCCTTCTCCGTCCACTATATTGGCAAGCCGGAACGTATCGTCGTCGACCTGTCCGCGACCGCCTTCGGCTTCCCGGCAGGCGACCTCGCGCCGCGCGGCCTTTTCAAGGATATCCGTTACGGCACAATGGGGGAGGATAGCGCCCGTCTCGTGTTCACCACCAGTCGTCCGGTCAAGCTCGTCACCGCCGAGGTTCGCCAGAACGAGGACAGGGGCTTTCGCCTCATTCTCGATGCGGAGATCACCTCTCAGCCGCAGTTCGATGCGATGCTGAAGACGCAGGACTGGGGGCAGTCCGCCGCCGTGCCGCCGCAGGATATCGATCCTCCGGTCGAGGATGGCGTGTTTGTCGTCGCGGTCGATGCAGGCCATGGCGGCATCGATGCCGGCGCGAGCGGTGCGACGACCAAGACGCCGGAAAAGACGGTGACGCTCGCCTTCGCCAAGCTCCTGGCCGACAAGCTGAACAAGATCGAGGGCGTGAAGGCGTTCCTGACGCGCGACGACGATACCTATCTGTCGCTGTCCGAGCGTGTCACGGTGGCCCGCCAGCATCACGCCGATCTCTTCATTTCCATCCATGCCGATACGCTGCCGCAGAAGGATATCCGCGGCGCGACGGTCTACACGCTGTCCGACAAGGCCTCCGACCGCATGGCGGAAAATCTGGCCGCGCGCGAAAACCTGTCCGACCAGCTGGCGGGTTATCAGGTGGAGGATGCCAAGCCGGAGGTGGCCGATATCCTGCTTGATCTGACCCGTCGCGAAACCCAGGCCTTTTCGGTGGCGCTCGCCGATAACGTGGTCAAATCCTTCGATGGACAGGTCGGCTTGATCAACAATCCCCACCGCCAGGCGAATTTCCAGGTCCTGCGTGCCCCCGATATCCCCTCCGCGCTGCTCGAAATGGGCTTTCTCTCCAATAGCGACGACGAAAAGCTGCTGCTCGACGAGAATTGGCGGGACAAGGTCGCAAGCCTGCTGGCCGAGGCGGTCCACCGCTATCACAAGCGCTCGGTGGCCAATGGCGGATGA
- the prfB gene encoding peptide chain release factor 2 (programmed frameshift) has translation MRAEMLNVVDEIKQAISLLRRHLDWDQAVRRLDWLNNKAEDPNLWNDAQEAQKLMRERQQLEESINGVRAMETQLADNIELIELGEEEGDEAIVKDAEDALKALKAEAGRRQVEAMLSGEADANDTYVEVHSGAGGTESQDWANMLLRMYTRWAERSGFKVELLEVHDGEEAGIKSATILVKGHNAFGWMKTESGVHRLVRISPYDSNARRHTSFSSIWVYPVVDDTINIEINESDCRIDTYRSSGAGGQHVNTTDSAVRITHIPTGIVVACQQERSQHKNRAKAWEMLRARMYEAELMKREAAANAEAASKSDIGWGHQIRSYVLQPYQLVKDLRTGVSSTAPDDVLDGDLNEFMEAALAHRISGKPDVEVGDVD, from the exons ATGCGCGCGGAAATGCTGAACGTTGTCGACGAAATCAAGCAGGCCATAAGCCTGCTGAGGAGGCATCTT GACTGGGATCAGGCTGTAAGAAGACTGGACTGGTTGAACAACAAGGCAGAGGATCCCAACCTCTGGAACGACGCCCAGGAAGCCCAGAAGCTGATGCGCGAGCGCCAGCAGCTGGAAGAAAGCATCAATGGCGTCAGGGCGATGGAAACCCAGCTTGCCGACAATATCGAGCTCATCGAGCTTGGTGAGGAGGAAGGCGACGAGGCGATCGTCAAGGATGCCGAAGATGCCTTGAAGGCGCTGAAGGCAGAGGCCGGTCGCCGCCAGGTGGAAGCCATGCTTTCGGGCGAAGCCGATGCCAACGACACCTATGTCGAAGTGCATTCGGGTGCCGGCGGTACCGAAAGCCAGGACTGGGCGAACATGCTTCTGCGCATGTATACGCGCTGGGCCGAGCGTTCGGGCTTCAAGGTCGAGCTTCTCGAAGTTCACGATGGCGAAGAGGCAGGCATCAAGTCGGCGACCATCCTCGTCAAGGGCCACAATGCCTTCGGCTGGATGAAGACCGAATCGGGCGTGCACCGTCTCGTGCGCATCTCGCCCTATGATTCGAACGCGCGTCGCCACACGTCCTTCTCGTCGATCTGGGTCTATCCGGTCGTTGACGACACGATCAATATCGAGATCAACGAAAGCGACTGCCGCATCGACACCTACCGGTCGTCGGGTGCCGGTGGCCAGCACGTCAATACGACCGACTCGGCCGTGCGTATCACCCATATCCCGACCGGCATCGTGGTTGCCTGCCAGCAGGAACGCTCGCAGCACAAGAACCGCGCCAAGGCCTGGGAAATGCTGCGTGCCCGCATGTACGAGGCCGAGCTGATGAAGCGCGAAGCCGCCGCCAATGCGGAAGCAGCCTCGAAGAGCGATATCGGCTGGGGTCACCAGATCCGCTCCTACGTGCTGCAGCCCTACCAGCTGGTCAAGGACCTGCGCACCGGCGTATCGAGCACCGCACCGGACGATGTTCTGGACGGCGACCTGAACGAGTTCATGGAAGCCGCTCTCGCTCACCGCATCAGCGGCAAGCCGGATGTCGAGGTCGGCGACGTCGACTGA
- a CDS encoding DsbA family protein, with product MTRLFKTFAASACLSLALSAAAPAFALDDAQKKEMGDFIREYLIQNPEVMIEVQNALEAKQQAQRTEQSSKAVAEYKDQIFSSPTDIVLGNPKGDVSIVEFFDYNCGYCKRAMSDMDNIIKTDKNVRFVLKEFPILGPDSLAAHKVANAVRLIAPDKYPEFHRRLLGGQEHASDETAMAVATGLGLKEAAIRKSMADHPNDDLVRQSYQLANAIGITGTPTYVVGDQAMFGAVGLDEIEDKVKNVRACGKATC from the coding sequence ATGACCCGTCTGTTCAAGACCTTCGCTGCCAGCGCCTGTCTGTCGCTGGCGCTTTCTGCGGCCGCACCGGCCTTTGCGCTCGATGACGCCCAGAAGAAGGAAATGGGCGATTTCATCCGCGAGTATCTGATCCAGAATCCGGAAGTGATGATCGAGGTGCAGAACGCGCTGGAAGCCAAGCAGCAGGCGCAGCGCACAGAACAGTCGAGCAAGGCGGTCGCCGAATACAAGGACCAGATCTTCTCGTCGCCGACCGACATCGTACTTGGCAATCCCAAGGGTGACGTCAGTATCGTCGAGTTCTTCGACTACAATTGCGGTTACTGCAAGCGCGCCATGAGCGACATGGACAACATCATCAAGACGGACAAGAACGTCCGCTTCGTCTTGAAGGAATTTCCGATCCTCGGACCGGATTCGCTTGCCGCCCACAAGGTGGCCAATGCGGTGCGGCTGATTGCGCCCGACAAGTATCCCGAATTCCACCGCCGCCTGCTCGGCGGCCAGGAGCATGCCTCCGACGAGACCGCAATGGCGGTTGCGACCGGCCTAGGCTTGAAGGAGGCGGCGATCCGCAAGTCGATGGCCGATCATCCGAATGACGATCTCGTGCGCCAGTCCTATCAGCTGGCCAATGCGATCGGGATTACCGGAACACCGACCTATGTGGTCGGCGACCAGGCGATGTTCGGCGCCGTCGGGCTCGACGAGATCGAGGACAAGGTCAAGAACGTCCGGGCCTGCGGCAAGGCCACCTGCTGA
- the aroQ gene encoding type II 3-dehydroquinate dehydratase yields MSKTVFVLNGPNLNMLGKREPGIYGGQTLEDVKQQCISAGAELGFDIDFRQSNHEGTLIDWIHEAGEKAVGVAINAGAYTHTSIALHDAIKAVTVPVIELHISNVHAREEFRHHSAIAPAAKGVICGFGTASYILALHALKYTIA; encoded by the coding sequence ATGAGCAAGACGGTTTTCGTCCTCAACGGCCCGAACCTCAACATGCTTGGCAAGAGAGAGCCCGGCATCTATGGCGGGCAGACGCTCGAGGATGTGAAGCAGCAGTGCATTTCGGCCGGCGCGGAGCTCGGTTTCGATATCGATTTCCGGCAGAGCAATCACGAAGGCACGCTGATCGACTGGATTCACGAAGCCGGCGAGAAGGCTGTCGGCGTGGCGATCAATGCCGGCGCCTACACCCACACGTCGATTGCGCTTCACGATGCGATCAAGGCCGTAACGGTGCCGGTGATCGAATTGCACATCTCGAATGTCCATGCACGGGAAGAGTTTCGCCATCATTCCGCGATCGCACCGGCTGCCAAGGGCGTCATCTGCGGTTTCGGCACGGCGAGCTACATTCTCGCACTGCATGCCTTGAAATACACAATCGCCTGA
- a CDS encoding penicillin-binding protein 1A yields the protein MIRLIGYFFGMACVLFLGAAVAAAIYLHGMTKDLPDYEVLSSYEPPVETRVHAGNGALLAEYARERRLFLPIQAIPDRVKAAFISAEDKNFYTHPGVDITGLGRAIVNNLQNFGSGRRPEGASTITQQVAKNFLLSSDQTIDRKVKEAILSFRIEQAYSKDKILELYLNEIFFGLNSYGIAGAALTYFGKSVTELTTAEAAYLAALPKGPNNYNPYRHEQAAIDRRNWVIDRMAENGYITAEDAADAKKQPLGAKQRNEGRYIVASDYFSEEVRRQLIDRYGDKALYEGGLSVRTSLDPDLQVLARKALQHGLVEFDQRRGFHGALASVDMSGDWGAELQKLITGGKVVDLRDVPEWDLAVVRSVSAKSVEVSLRPQDGNGGPSSADLQTGTISADDMKWAYRDADGDRKPAKSPDGVLKPGDVIYVEPTAAGSSSYHLRQPPKVQGGLVAMDPNTGRVLAMVGGFSYALSEFNRATQAMRQPGSSFKPIVYSAALDNGYTPASVVLDAPIEIVNGDKVWSPDNYGNEGSNGPSTLRFGIEHSRNQMTVRLAQDMGMDLVAEYAERFGIYDKMAPYLPMALGAGETTVMRMVSAYAVIANGGKQIKPTLIDRIQDRYGKTIFRHEERSCEGCNASGWNNQEEPTLVDNREQVLDPMTGYQITSMMEGVVQRGTAAGKIHITDRPVAGKTGTTNDEKDAWFVGFTPNLVAGLYVGFDTPASLGRTATGGSLAAPIFADFMEPASKLTPPEKFHVPDGMSFVAVDRKTGMQAQEGDPNAIVEAFKPGTGPADGMHIIGEGDTMTQDQILQSSPQAQQAITSGASGLY from the coding sequence ATGATCAGACTGATTGGATACTTCTTTGGGATGGCCTGCGTGCTCTTCCTGGGCGCAGCAGTGGCCGCTGCCATCTATCTGCATGGCATGACCAAGGATCTGCCCGATTACGAGGTCCTGAGTTCCTACGAGCCGCCGGTGGAAACCCGCGTGCATGCCGGCAACGGTGCGCTCCTGGCCGAATATGCGCGCGAGCGGCGTCTCTTCCTGCCCATCCAGGCCATTCCGGATCGCGTCAAGGCGGCCTTCATTTCGGCCGAAGACAAGAATTTCTACACCCATCCCGGTGTCGACATTACCGGCCTCGGCCGTGCGATCGTCAACAACCTGCAGAATTTCGGCTCCGGCCGCCGCCCAGAAGGTGCCTCGACGATCACCCAGCAGGTGGCCAAGAACTTCCTCCTGTCGAGCGACCAGACGATCGACCGCAAGGTCAAGGAAGCAATTCTCTCCTTCCGCATCGAACAGGCCTATTCCAAGGACAAGATCCTTGAACTCTATCTCAACGAGATTTTCTTCGGCCTGAACTCCTATGGCATCGCCGGTGCCGCGCTGACCTATTTCGGCAAGTCGGTGACCGAGCTGACCACGGCAGAGGCGGCCTATCTCGCCGCGCTGCCGAAGGGCCCGAACAACTATAATCCCTACCGCCACGAGCAGGCCGCCATCGATCGTCGCAACTGGGTGATCGATCGCATGGCCGAAAACGGCTATATTACCGCGGAAGATGCCGCCGACGCCAAGAAGCAGCCGCTCGGTGCCAAGCAGCGCAACGAAGGCCGTTATATCGTTGCCTCCGATTATTTCTCCGAAGAGGTTCGCCGCCAGCTGATCGACAGATATGGCGACAAGGCGCTTTACGAAGGCGGCCTGTCCGTGCGCACCTCGCTCGATCCTGATCTCCAGGTTCTCGCCCGCAAGGCTCTCCAGCACGGGTTGGTGGAATTCGACCAGCGCCGCGGCTTCCACGGTGCTCTGGCCAGTGTCGACATGTCGGGCGACTGGGGAGCGGAATTGCAGAAGCTGATCACCGGTGGCAAGGTCGTCGACCTGCGCGACGTGCCCGAATGGGATCTTGCCGTCGTCCGTTCTGTTTCCGCCAAGTCGGTCGAAGTCAGCCTTCGCCCGCAGGATGGCAATGGCGGTCCGTCGAGTGCGGATCTCCAGACCGGCACGATTTCTGCCGACGACATGAAATGGGCCTACCGGGATGCCGACGGTGACCGCAAGCCTGCAAAGTCGCCGGATGGCGTATTGAAACCCGGCGACGTCATCTATGTCGAGCCGACTGCGGCAGGCTCCAGCAGCTATCACCTGCGTCAGCCGCCCAAGGTACAGGGCGGTCTTGTGGCGATGGACCCCAATACCGGTCGCGTTCTGGCCATGGTCGGCGGCTTCTCCTATGCGCTGTCGGAATTCAACCGTGCCACGCAGGCGATGCGTCAGCCGGGTTCGTCCTTCAAGCCGATCGTCTACTCCGCCGCTCTCGACAACGGCTATACGCCGGCCTCGGTCGTCCTCGATGCACCGATCGAGATCGTCAACGGCGACAAGGTATGGAGCCCGGACAATTACGGCAACGAAGGTTCGAACGGGCCCTCGACGCTGCGCTTCGGCATCGAGCATTCCCGCAACCAGATGACTGTTCGTCTGGCGCAGGACATGGGCATGGATCTCGTCGCCGAATATGCCGAGCGTTTCGGCATCTACGACAAGATGGCGCCCTACCTGCCGATGGCGCTTGGCGCCGGTGAGACGACCGTCATGCGCATGGTTTCGGCTTACGCGGTGATCGCCAATGGCGGCAAGCAGATCAAGCCGACGCTGATCGACCGCATCCAGGACCGTTACGGCAAGACGATCTTCCGTCACGAGGAGCGCAGCTGCGAGGGCTGCAATGCCAGCGGCTGGAACAATCAGGAAGAGCCGACGCTGGTCGACAATCGCGAGCAGGTTCTCGATCCGATGACCGGCTACCAGATCACCTCGATGATGGAAGGCGTCGTCCAGCGCGGCACCGCCGCCGGCAAGATCCACATCACCGACCGCCCGGTCGCCGGCAAGACCGGTACCACCAACGACGAAAAGGATGCCTGGTTCGTCGGCTTCACCCCGAACCTCGTCGCCGGCCTCTATGTCGGTTTCGATACGCCGGCCTCACTTGGCAGGACGGCAACCGGTGGATCGCTTGCCGCGCCGATTTTCGCCGACTTCATGGAGCCGGCTTCCAAGCTGACGCCGCCTGAAAAATTCCACGTTCCGGATGGCATGAGCTTCGTCGCCGTCGACCGCAAGACCGGCATGCAGGCGCAGGAAGGCGATCCGAATGCGATCGTCGAAGCGTTCAAGCCTGGCACCGGCCCGGCCGATGGCATGCATATCATCGGCGAGGGCGATACCATGACCCAGGACCAGATCCTGCAGTCGTCGCCGCAGGCCCAGCAGGCGATCACTTCGGGGGCATCGGGTCTTTACTGA
- the cysQ gene encoding 3'(2'),5'-bisphosphate nucleotidase CysQ, with translation MSKIPPLQSLLDIFERAALLTGDPILHIYRAGPDARYKSDASPVTDADERAEAIILTRLATECPGIPVVAEESAAAGRIPDVEGKPFLLVDPLDGTKEFINGNDDFTVNIALIDKGIPVLGFVYAPALGLAYRGSPEGAEKLWVDTNFQVTRRQPMRARALASPDIAVTSRWSRCAQTDAFINHSGASDIRTVGSSLKFCLIAEGAADIYPRFGRTMEWDTAAGDAILRAAGGMTFDLDGHPLTYGKTGRPDCADFANPDFVARCSGNKAR, from the coding sequence ATGTCGAAGATCCCGCCCCTTCAGTCCCTATTGGACATTTTCGAACGCGCCGCGCTTCTTACCGGTGATCCGATCCTGCATATATACAGGGCCGGACCGGATGCCCGTTACAAGTCCGATGCCTCTCCGGTCACCGATGCCGACGAACGGGCCGAAGCGATCATCCTGACGAGACTTGCGACGGAATGCCCCGGCATTCCGGTGGTCGCTGAAGAATCGGCAGCCGCGGGCCGCATTCCCGATGTCGAGGGCAAGCCCTTCCTGCTGGTCGACCCTCTCGACGGTACGAAGGAGTTCATCAACGGCAATGACGATTTCACCGTCAACATTGCGCTGATCGACAAGGGCATCCCGGTTCTCGGCTTCGTCTACGCCCCAGCCCTTGGGCTTGCCTATCGCGGCAGCCCGGAGGGTGCGGAAAAGCTCTGGGTGGATACCAATTTCCAGGTAACGCGCCGCCAGCCGATGCGCGCGCGCGCGCTGGCCTCTCCCGATATCGCCGTTACCAGCCGCTGGAGCCGCTGCGCGCAGACGGATGCGTTCATCAACCACTCCGGTGCCTCGGATATCCGCACGGTCGGCTCTTCACTGAAGTTCTGCCTGATCGCCGAGGGCGCGGCTGACATCTATCCCCGTTTCGGCCGGACGATGGAATGGGACACGGCGGCCGGGGACGCCATCTTGCGGGCGGCAGGCGGCATGACCTTCGATCTCGACGGTCATCCGCTGACATATGGCAAAACCGGGCGACCGGATTGCGCCGATTTCGCCAATCCGGACTTTGTGGCGCGGTGTTCCGGGAACAAGGCCCGATAG